The segment CGTAAAACCGGAACGGCCGGATGTCACGCGTCCACGCCATGCGGGCGGCGTCTCCAAGCTGCGGCTCGATGACGATCAGCGTCGGGTCTCCCTCGCGGGGAAACACGACGAGGTCGTAGCCTTTCATGCACCAGTAGTTGGTGAGGTAGAGCACATTGTCGGGCGCGCGGGCGACGATGGCATCCAGCTTGTGCTCCGCCATCAGCGCGCGGACCCGCGCCAGCTTTGCCTCATCCTTCGGATATGGCATAAGTCACCTACGTGCGCTGCGTGGCTCGCTTGCGCTCGTGCTGCCAGGATGCTTCCAGTCCCTTGATCAACCGCCACATCGCCGAATGCAGCGGGGCACTGACGCTGGCCCGCTGGGCCTCGCGCGCGATCGCGCCACAGAGATAATCAACCTCGGTCGGCAGCTCGTGCTCCACGTCGAACAGCATGGACGTAGGATGATTGGTTTGCGCACCGATCTTGTTCATCGCCCATGGATCTTCATGCAGTTCAATGCCGGCGCCGGCCGCGACGCGCCTGCCTTCATCGATCAGGTCATGCAGCAGCCGGCCCAGTGACTCCGGTGAATTTTCGTCCGCGAACTCGGGAGAATGCGGAAGCTGCGTCAAGGCCGAGACCGCGTTCACCGACGCGTTGAAAATCAGTTTCGACCACTGCGCCGGCCGCGCATCTTCCAACGCCACCGCCTTCAGGCCGCCGGCGACAATCAGATCGGCCACTTCTTTGACCAGGGAAAATGGCGTGCCCGCCGCCTCGAATGGGCCCAGCCATGTGTACTGGTCGAGTTCCAGTTCGACATCGCAATCGCTGTGGCGCGTGCCGCTCATGAATGTTGTCGCTCGCATCACGTACCCGCGCGTCAACTCCACCAGCAATTCCTCGCTGCCGAGTCCGTTTTGCGCCGACACCACGGCGGCTCGATCGCAAATGCGAGCCACAGGCGCAAACGCCTTGCGCGTATGCGTCGCCTTGGTCGCGACGATGGCAATGTCAATGTCGGGCAATTGCCGCGGCTCGGCAGTCGCGTGGATGCGCGCCACAAAGTTCCGCTTGCCGGTCACTTGGATGCCTCGATCGTTCAGGATGCGGGCGTGCTCGTCGCGCCGCACCAGCGCCCAGACATCGGCCACGCGGGCAAGGTGCGCCGCGTAGAGCGAACCGATGGCGCCGCAGCCGACGATGAGAACGCGCTTCAGTCTTCAGCTCCTCTTGTCCAGCTTCACTCCCCGGTCGGTGCTCGCGGTGATCGCCGCGAACAGGCTGTCCGCCGTGTTATGCGAATCGCTGACGAAGACCTTGTGCGGATACACCGCGTCCTGGATGGCGGCGCACATGGTATGCAGCGGCGCCGCACCGCCCTCTCCCATTCCCTTGGCGCCATTGAAGGTGAATGGCGACAGCGTCTCGATGTGGCCATAACGCAGGCGCGGCATGTTCACCGCTGTAATCGGCGTGTAGTCGCTGAACGTGCTGGTCAGCAGGTTTCCTGCTGGGTCATAGGCGCAGGTCTCCATGATGGCCGCCCCGATTCCGTGCGCGGTGCAGCCGTGCACTTGCCCTTCGACAATCCGCGGATTCACCGCGCGCCCGCAGTCGTCCACGCACGCATACGCGAGAATGCGTGGAACGAAAGTGCCGCTCTCGATCTCGACTACCGCGATGTGCAACTGCGCCGCGTACGTCAGCGTCAGGTTTCCGTACTTCTTCTCGATGTCGGGAACCTTGAACGGCGGACGGTACACGTAGCGGCAGTTGAGCGTGACATCCAGGTCCTCGGGCAGCCCGGCGTTGTTAACGTTCACGATGTTCGCAAGGCCGCCGTACGGGATCGCTTTGTCCGTGCCCCTGACCCGAACTTCGGGACCTTCCTTGCCGACCCCGAATTCCAGCTCGTCAATCGCGGCCTCCAGCGTGAAGGCCGCCAGCTGCGCGAGTTCTTTCTTCAGCTTCATGGCGGCGCCGTAAATCGCAGACAGGCCGCTCACCGCGAACTGGCTGGCGTACGTGCCGGTGTGCCCGGTGTGGACATTGAAATCGGTGTCGAAGCCGGCGCGCACGTGCACCGCGTCGGGCGAAATATTCAGCACGTCGGCGACAACTTGGGAAGCAGTGGTTTCGTGTCCCTGGCCTTGCGGCACGGAGCCGAGGAAGACCACGACTTCGCCGTACATGTCGAGTTTCACCATCGCCGCTTTTGAATTGCCCGAGAACGGCGCGAAAGGATTGATGATCCGGGCCTGGCCGAAATTGTTGGTCCCGGAATCGAGTGTAGTGCCAATCCCGATGCCGACCATGCGACCCTCCTTGCGCATCGCCGGAATTTTCTTCTGCCAGTCGTCCCAGCCGATCAGCTCCTGCGCCTTCCTCAGCATCGCCGGATAATCTCCGGAGTCGTACACGCAGCCGTTGGGCGTGGTGTACGGCATTTCGTTCGGCTGGATGTAATTGCGCAGGCGCATCTCGATGGGATCGATGCCAAGTTCGCGCCCGCACGTATCCAACACTCGTTCCAGAAACCATAGGTGCTGCATGCGCGAGTAGCCGCGGTTGGGCCCGACCGGGCACTTGTTGCTCGCGATCTGCTTGAAGTCGATGCGCAGGTTGCGGAACCGGTATGCACCCGGCAGCACCTGTGCCCAGATGATGCACCCCAGCGGCTCGTATCGAGGATAGGCGCCGCAATCGTCCACGTGCTGCGACTCGATCGCGGTGATCACGCCGTTCTTGTCCAGCGCAACCCGCGTCTTGAAGAACGTCCGCTCATTGCCATGAGCGCTTGCCATCAGATGCTCGGTGCGGGTTTCGCTCCACTTCACCGGCCGGCCGGCGGCCTTGCGTGACGCCAGCGCACACAACGCCATGTAGGGATAGTTCGTGATCTTGATGCCGAAGCTGCCGCCGATGTCGTAGCTCTGCGTCCGGATCGCGTCGATGTGCACCCCGAGGTGCGGCGCCAGGAACTGGATGGCGAATGCCGGGAAGCTGTTGTTGCTCCAGTACTGGATGGTATTGTCGCCGGCGTCCCACTGGCCGATCACCGCGTTGTTTTCCAGCGGCGTCGAAGAGAAGCGGTGGAAGTGCATGCGGTCGATGGTCACAATGGAGGCCGCTGCCGCAAATGCCTTGTCCACCTCGCCATATTCGAATTGGCCTGACCAGACGAGATTCGTGCCGGCTTCCTCGTGCAGAATGCTGGCATCGGTAAGCGCATCGTCGCAGGTGACCACCGGCTCCAGCGCTTCGTAGTCCACCTGCACCAGTTCGGCCGCGTCTTCGGCCGCCATCCGCGATTCCGCGATCACCGCCGCTACCGGCTCGCCTTGAAACCGAACCTTGGAAACCGCCAGCGGATAATCCTTGATCTTCGCGCCCGGCCCGCCGGCAATCTCGGGGAATGGTTGCGTAAGTTTCGCGACTTCTTCCCCGGTCAGCGTGCACACCACGCCCGGGTAAGATTCGGCGGCGGCCACGCTAACGCTGTTGATGCGCGCATGCGCGTACGGCGAGCGTACCAGGCGCATGTAGAGCATGCCCTCCAGCTTGTAATCGTCAATGAACTTGCCGTTGCCGCGAACAAGGCGATCCTCTTCCTTGCGCCGAAGCGACTGGCCGGTCCATGTTGTTTTGACTTCTTCAGATGACCGCATGTGTCTCCCGGTCTGTCAGTCCGTCAGTCTGTCAGTCGCGACGGGATTGACTGAAAGACTGGCAGACTGATCGACTTTCGGTTTCGATTGCTGCTCCTGAACGCCGGCATTCATCGCCTGCTGCAAGCTGTTGATGACTTTCTGCACATTCTTGCGCGCCAGCGGTTCCAGCAGCCCCCCGGCAATGGATGTCAATCGCCCAAAGACCTGCGCTCCACCTTTCCAACTCACGATGGTGCCGTTGCCCTCCGAGCGCAGCTCGAACCTCGCGTTCAGGTCCACGTTTCCTCCCGCCATCGTCGCTTTGCCGGTGTAGTACGCTTTCGCCGGGCGGTTGTGCTCCGCCAGGTGCAGTTTTACCGTGGCAGTTCCGCGAATGTGCGAAATCCCGACCTTCACGTCCACGATGAAATCTTCCGGACCGCGTACGTCCACCTTCTCGTAGTCCGGGAGCAGCGGGCAGAAACGATTCGGATCGGTGAGGAAGTCGTACGTCTCCTCCGGCGTGCGCTGCACCGTGAATTCACCATCAAAGCTGAACGCCATCTTATTTCCTTGCCATGGAGCCCGACGCTGCCAGGTCGGCCGCAGCGCGGATCGACTTGAAGATGTTCTGATAGCCGGTACAGCGACAAGTATTGCCGGCAATGGCCTTCAAAATCTCCGCGTCCGTGGGATTGGGATGCGATGCGAGCAGTTCCGTGGCAGCCATCAGGAATCCCGGCGTGCAGTAGCCGCACTGCAGCCCGTGGTGATCGGCAAACGCCGTCTGGAGCGGATTCAACTCGCTGCCCACCGCCAGCCCTTCGACGGTTCCGATTTCCGCGCCATCGGCCTGCACGGCAAAAACGGTGCACGACTTTACCGCTTTGCCATTGAGCAGCACGGTGCAAGCGCCGCAATAGCTCGTGTCGCACCCGATGTGCGTGCCGGTCAAGCTGAGCGTCTCGCGCAAAAAATCCACCAGCAGCGTGCGCGCCTCAATCTCTTCCGTGTGCGGCTTCCCATTGACCGTGACCGTGATCGCAACGCGCTCTGCCCCGGCCTGCTGCGACTTCTCGGCAACGTCGATCGGAAGCTGCTGCACGTTGTCAGGCATAAATGTGGCCTCCTTCCAGCGCTTCGCCGCGGCTGCGGCGCAACGCGACGTCAATGGCGCGCCGGGTGAGTGCGCGAACCAGGGCTCGCTTGTAATCCACTGAGCCGCGCATGTCGGGCTGGGGATCGGCGGCAGCCATGGCCGCTTCGGCCGCGCGCGCGATCGTCTGCCC is part of the Terriglobales bacterium genome and harbors:
- a CDS encoding ketopantoate reductase family protein — translated: MKRVLIVGCGAIGSLYAAHLARVADVWALVRRDEHARILNDRGIQVTGKRNFVARIHATAEPRQLPDIDIAIVATKATHTRKAFAPVARICDRAAVVSAQNGLGSEELLVELTRGYVMRATTFMSGTRHSDCDVELELDQYTWLGPFEAAGTPFSLVKEVADLIVAGGLKAVALEDARPAQWSKLIFNASVNAVSALTQLPHSPEFADENSPESLGRLLHDLIDEGRRVAAGAGIELHEDPWAMNKIGAQTNHPTSMLFDVEHELPTEVDYLCGAIAREAQRASVSAPLHSAMWRLIKGLEASWQHERKRATQRT
- a CDS encoding xanthine dehydrogenase family protein molybdopterin-binding subunit → MRSSEEVKTTWTGQSLRRKEEDRLVRGNGKFIDDYKLEGMLYMRLVRSPYAHARINSVSVAAAESYPGVVCTLTGEEVAKLTQPFPEIAGGPGAKIKDYPLAVSKVRFQGEPVAAVIAESRMAAEDAAELVQVDYEALEPVVTCDDALTDASILHEEAGTNLVWSGQFEYGEVDKAFAAAASIVTIDRMHFHRFSSTPLENNAVIGQWDAGDNTIQYWSNNSFPAFAIQFLAPHLGVHIDAIRTQSYDIGGSFGIKITNYPYMALCALASRKAAGRPVKWSETRTEHLMASAHGNERTFFKTRVALDKNGVITAIESQHVDDCGAYPRYEPLGCIIWAQVLPGAYRFRNLRIDFKQIASNKCPVGPNRGYSRMQHLWFLERVLDTCGRELGIDPIEMRLRNYIQPNEMPYTTPNGCVYDSGDYPAMLRKAQELIGWDDWQKKIPAMRKEGRMVGIGIGTTLDSGTNNFGQARIINPFAPFSGNSKAAMVKLDMYGEVVVFLGSVPQGQGHETTASQVVADVLNISPDAVHVRAGFDTDFNVHTGHTGTYASQFAVSGLSAIYGAAMKLKKELAQLAAFTLEAAIDELEFGVGKEGPEVRVRGTDKAIPYGGLANIVNVNNAGLPEDLDVTLNCRYVYRPPFKVPDIEKKYGNLTLTYAAQLHIAVVEIESGTFVPRILAYACVDDCGRAVNPRIVEGQVHGCTAHGIGAAIMETCAYDPAGNLLTSTFSDYTPITAVNMPRLRYGHIETLSPFTFNGAKGMGEGGAAPLHTMCAAIQDAVYPHKVFVSDSHNTADSLFAAITASTDRGVKLDKRS
- a CDS encoding SRPBCC domain-containing protein; translated protein: MAFSFDGEFTVQRTPEETYDFLTDPNRFCPLLPDYEKVDVRGPEDFIVDVKVGISHIRGTATVKLHLAEHNRPAKAYYTGKATMAGGNVDLNARFELRSEGNGTIVSWKGGAQVFGRLTSIAGGLLEPLARKNVQKVINSLQQAMNAGVQEQQSKPKVDQSASLSVNPVATDRLTD
- a CDS encoding (2Fe-2S)-binding protein → MPDNVQQLPIDVAEKSQQAGAERVAITVTVNGKPHTEEIEARTLLVDFLRETLSLTGTHIGCDTSYCGACTVLLNGKAVKSCTVFAVQADGAEIGTVEGLAVGSELNPLQTAFADHHGLQCGYCTPGFLMAATELLASHPNPTDAEILKAIAGNTCRCTGYQNIFKSIRAAADLAASGSMARK